In one Hymenobacter sp. DG25B genomic region, the following are encoded:
- a CDS encoding MutS-related protein yields MAAASPFRPLTISPADLFTENLTAHAARERHFAARHQAVAWLRVAVFLGGALAVYLLLNRQQYAFGFGVLAAAYLVFVLVMRWHSRLGYQRDHFRLLGQINQEELDRLAGRLSGFDAGLPYVDAQHPYTADLDVFGPHSVFQLLSRATSRLGQDHLAAWLQTAGTPAQLIARQEAVAELAPDVTWQHEWQARARHFSKQADDPRRFTKWLRAPDFFADKAWLKILLFVLPPLALGSVGLWLSGYSLWVVAPFLLLMGAINHHYQAARDAYFDHSESMYDVLRAYRDQLALLEERQVQAPRLLELHRTLFAAADGTPASRLIGRLALIVEYFSMRQSTLAAFFANNLLFWDFFWMWRLEGWKKRLSGHRLDAVLEVVAETEALVSLAAFQFANPKYAVPELSAAPLEFTAEGMGHPLIFATERITNDFSTVGPGSTGVVTGSNMSGKTTFLRTVGLNMVLALAGAAVCARRLRVSPAQVYTAMRTQDNLAESTSSFYAELKRLRLLLELTATGQPVFYLLDEILKGTNSRDRHRGARALIHQLHRRPASGLVSTHDLELGELAGELPGFVTNYSFNSTFSGQQIHFDYRLTPGVCRSFNASQLMRLMGIAVEEDEVTE; encoded by the coding sequence GTGGCCGCCGCTTCTCCCTTCCGCCCGCTTACCATTTCGCCTGCTGACCTCTTCACCGAAAACCTGACGGCCCATGCCGCCCGGGAGCGACATTTCGCGGCCCGGCACCAGGCCGTGGCTTGGCTACGGGTAGCGGTATTTTTGGGCGGCGCGCTGGCGGTATATCTGCTCCTTAACCGCCAGCAGTATGCATTTGGCTTTGGCGTGCTGGCGGCTGCTTACCTGGTGTTTGTGCTGGTGATGCGCTGGCATAGCCGCTTGGGATACCAGCGCGACCATTTCCGCCTGCTGGGCCAAATAAACCAGGAAGAGCTGGACCGCCTGGCCGGCCGCCTCAGTGGCTTTGATGCCGGCTTGCCCTACGTGGATGCTCAACACCCCTACACCGCCGACCTGGACGTATTCGGTCCGCATTCCGTGTTTCAGCTGCTGAGTCGCGCCACCTCCCGCTTGGGGCAGGACCACCTGGCGGCCTGGCTGCAAACCGCTGGCACCCCGGCCCAGCTAATTGCCCGGCAGGAAGCCGTAGCCGAGCTGGCACCCGATGTTACCTGGCAGCATGAGTGGCAGGCCCGCGCCCGGCATTTTTCCAAGCAGGCCGATGACCCGCGCCGCTTTACGAAGTGGCTGCGCGCCCCCGATTTTTTTGCCGATAAGGCCTGGCTGAAAATATTGCTCTTCGTGTTACCGCCCCTGGCTCTGGGTAGCGTAGGGCTCTGGCTAAGCGGCTACTCCTTGTGGGTAGTGGCGCCTTTCCTGTTGCTGATGGGCGCTATCAACCACCACTACCAGGCCGCCCGCGACGCCTACTTCGACCACAGTGAGAGTATGTACGATGTGCTGCGTGCCTACCGCGACCAGCTGGCGCTGCTGGAAGAGCGCCAGGTGCAGGCCCCGCGCCTGCTGGAGCTGCACCGCACGCTGTTTGCCGCCGCCGATGGCACCCCGGCTTCCCGGCTTATTGGCCGCCTTGCCTTGATTGTGGAGTACTTCTCCATGCGCCAAAGCACGCTGGCGGCGTTTTTTGCCAACAACCTGCTCTTCTGGGATTTCTTCTGGATGTGGCGGCTGGAAGGCTGGAAGAAGCGCCTCAGTGGCCACCGCCTGGATGCGGTGCTGGAAGTAGTAGCCGAAACCGAAGCCTTGGTGAGCCTGGCCGCCTTTCAGTTTGCCAACCCTAAGTATGCCGTGCCGGAGCTGAGTGCTGCGCCGCTGGAGTTCACCGCTGAGGGTATGGGGCATCCGCTCATCTTCGCTACGGAGCGCATCACCAATGATTTTAGCACCGTGGGGCCGGGCAGCACGGGCGTGGTCACGGGCTCCAATATGTCGGGCAAAACCACCTTTCTGCGCACGGTGGGCTTAAATATGGTGCTGGCTTTGGCCGGAGCGGCCGTATGTGCCCGCCGGCTACGCGTGAGCCCGGCGCAGGTATATACCGCCATGCGCACCCAGGATAATCTGGCCGAAAGCACTTCTTCCTTCTACGCTGAGCTGAAGCGCCTGCGCCTGCTGCTGGAGCTCACGGCTACCGGGCAGCCGGTTTTCTATCTGCTGGATGAAATTCTGAAAGGCACCAACTCCCGCGACCGGCACCGCGGCGCCCGCGCCCTCATCCATCAGCTGCACCGCCGCCCGGCCAGCGGCCTGGTTAGCACCCACGACCTGGAGCTGGGCGAGCTGGCCGGGGAGTTGCCCGGCTTCGTCACCAACTACAGCTTCAACAGCACTTTCAGCGGCCAGCAGATTCACTTTGACTACCGCCTCACGCCCGGCGTGTGCCGCTCCTTCAATGCCAGCCAGCTGATGCGTTTGATGGGCATTGCGGTGGAGGAGGATGAAGTGACGGAGTAA
- a CDS encoding (4Fe-4S)-binding protein, with amino-acid sequence MDTPGPQHKPIVKHYSNGNVTVVWQPALCIHSRHCVRGLPEVFDFERRPWIDPTAAASPEIMRQIEQCPSGALSYFRNQEAPATAPDDQKTTAAEAMSATTIRVEVSPGGPLLISGPVVVRTPDGQEHSHPRTSLCRCGHSKNKPYCDGSHRDLPPGWDQPGANPA; translated from the coding sequence ATGGATACCCCCGGTCCCCAGCACAAACCCATTGTAAAGCACTACTCCAACGGCAACGTAACGGTAGTGTGGCAGCCGGCGCTTTGTATTCACTCGCGGCATTGCGTGCGGGGCCTGCCGGAGGTATTCGACTTTGAGCGCCGCCCCTGGATAGACCCCACCGCCGCCGCCAGCCCGGAAATTATGCGACAGATAGAGCAGTGCCCCTCCGGCGCGCTCAGCTACTTCCGGAACCAGGAAGCCCCGGCCACCGCCCCCGACGACCAGAAAACCACCGCGGCCGAAGCCATGTCCGCCACTACCATTCGGGTAGAGGTAAGCCCCGGCGGCCCCTTGCTCATTAGTGGCCCGGTAGTGGTACGCACACCCGATGGGCAGGAGCATAGCCACCCGCGCACTTCCCTGTGCCGCTGCGGCCACTCGAAAAACAAGCCGTACTGCGACGGCTCGCACCGCGACCTGCCGCCCGGCTGGGACCAGCCGGGGGCCAATCCGGCGTAG
- a CDS encoding RidA family protein: MKADETSSAHNSSRAPEPVGLYPHARRAGNLLFLSGVGPRQRGQKNVPGVELNADGSIRTYDFESQCHAVFQNVRYILEEAGARWEDLIDVTVFLTNMKDDFATYNRLYAEYFASSQPCRTTVEINCLPTPIAIELKCIAVVS, encoded by the coding sequence ATGAAAGCCGATGAAACTTCCAGCGCGCACAACTCCAGCCGCGCCCCCGAGCCCGTGGGCCTGTATCCGCATGCCCGCCGGGCCGGCAATTTATTGTTTCTTTCCGGCGTAGGCCCCCGCCAGCGCGGCCAGAAAAACGTGCCCGGGGTAGAGCTGAATGCCGATGGCAGCATCCGGACTTACGACTTCGAAAGCCAGTGCCACGCCGTTTTTCAGAATGTTCGCTATATTCTGGAAGAAGCCGGGGCCCGCTGGGAAGATTTGATTGACGTAACGGTGTTCCTGACGAATATGAAGGACGACTTCGCGACCTACAACCGCCTCTACGCCGAGTATTTTGCCTCCAGCCAGCCCTGCCGCACCACCGTCGAAATCAACTGCCTGCCCACGCCCATCGCCATTGAGCTGAAGTGCATAGCCGTAGTAAGCTAG
- a CDS encoding energy transducer TonB translates to MMRFVSRLVLLLSLVAVGLAPAHAQKKLKYPKPEKDKVYDAVEKPATPAGGLEAFGQYLAEHQNYPTAALQRGVQGTVTVSFVIEKSGDLTEVAPIQPGDPDLDAEAVRTVKAGPKWTPAMHKGAKVRQRMSIPITFQIPADAGSATTAAPAPAAAAAPAAAQAPVPAEKATPTVIAPDQPARPVGGTEAFFAWIQQNQKYPALARQRKTEGRVIMEFIVQKDGSLTDIKPVKRLGSGLDEEAIRLLKAAPKWAPASYKGQPIKQKMVLPVVFQL, encoded by the coding sequence ATGATGCGCTTTGTTTCCCGTTTGGTGCTGTTGCTCAGCCTGGTGGCCGTTGGCCTCGCTCCCGCTCACGCTCAGAAAAAACTAAAATACCCCAAGCCGGAGAAAGATAAGGTATATGATGCCGTAGAAAAGCCGGCCACGCCGGCAGGCGGCCTGGAGGCTTTCGGGCAATACCTGGCCGAGCATCAGAACTATCCTACCGCCGCGCTGCAGCGCGGCGTGCAAGGCACCGTTACGGTTTCCTTCGTCATCGAAAAATCCGGCGACCTGACCGAAGTAGCTCCCATCCAGCCCGGCGACCCTGACCTAGACGCCGAGGCCGTGCGCACCGTGAAAGCCGGCCCTAAGTGGACGCCCGCCATGCACAAAGGAGCCAAAGTGCGGCAGCGCATGAGCATTCCTATTACTTTCCAGATTCCGGCTGATGCCGGCAGCGCCACTACGGCTGCCCCGGCACCCGCTGCAGCTGCCGCGCCGGCCGCTGCCCAGGCCCCCGTGCCAGCTGAAAAGGCTACGCCCACCGTTATTGCCCCCGACCAGCCCGCCCGCCCCGTAGGCGGCACGGAAGCGTTTTTTGCCTGGATTCAGCAAAACCAGAAATACCCCGCTCTGGCCCGCCAGCGCAAAACTGAAGGCCGGGTGATTATGGAGTTCATTGTGCAGAAAGATGGCTCCCTGACCGATATTAAGCCGGTAAAGCGCCTGGGGTCCGGCCTTGATGAAGAAGCCATTCGCCTGCTGAAAGCGGCACCCAAATGGGCGCCCGCCAGCTATAAAGGCCAACCCATAAAGCAAAAGATGGTGTTGCCGGTTGTATTCCAGCTATAG
- a CDS encoding DNA integrity scanning protein DisA nucleotide-binding domain protein: MLAPLPLLSAPPVQPIAPEPVVGPLAMWPHQARFRQGAQQSAQSVFDALDEELNPTVLLLGIPATTTAGSDPNVSLEPLDAFPDRERFLGVRQRGLALQQEEPWPFRGYEVVSEWYEQWRQEGVSLRRAVQEVFDADPASHKRISYVGMPVLVHNHFVLTVLQLNAKVVKRYAALQPERYYTDGRPLATSLIQAVIIRFHEECWKALNEPEAGLSLFIRPRDTEELIRAAGRLFMDTPAQDLDLDPTLAKLFATCTTISSLRYEGAEGVGKLLLARRRHPNLEEVFALTCPTPLTDYRAVRKLLEMATADVSLLADGENVYALGRLVGHYDPAREDLFVINFVKHYIWEFQHDGQVLMRANYGTPSLPRTRLNRTHFRRELRHTFGLTDSGKIERLWDVMMEASRQKHGTLLVITTEALAEADRLKLQCTLIEPVPLTPLITRLITAIDGAVLLDPDGYCYSIGVILDGKATGRGTSTRGARYNSAIRYVESSPYPCLAVVVSEDGLVDVITKENLGD; encoded by the coding sequence ATGCTTGCCCCGCTTCCTTTACTGAGCGCCCCTCCTGTACAGCCCATTGCGCCCGAGCCCGTAGTAGGCCCGCTGGCCATGTGGCCGCATCAGGCCCGTTTCCGGCAGGGCGCCCAGCAAAGCGCCCAGAGCGTGTTTGATGCATTGGATGAGGAACTGAACCCCACGGTGCTCCTGCTGGGCATTCCGGCCACCACCACGGCCGGCTCTGATCCTAATGTGAGCCTGGAACCCTTGGATGCCTTCCCCGACCGGGAGCGGTTTCTGGGGGTGCGGCAGCGGGGCCTGGCTTTGCAGCAGGAAGAGCCCTGGCCGTTCCGGGGCTACGAGGTGGTATCGGAGTGGTATGAGCAGTGGCGGCAGGAAGGCGTATCGCTGCGCCGGGCCGTGCAGGAAGTGTTCGACGCTGACCCCGCCAGCCACAAGCGCATCAGCTACGTGGGCATGCCCGTGCTGGTGCACAACCACTTTGTGCTGACGGTGCTGCAGCTGAATGCCAAAGTAGTGAAGCGCTATGCCGCCCTGCAGCCGGAGCGGTATTACACCGATGGTCGGCCGCTGGCTACGTCTCTCATTCAGGCCGTTATCATCCGCTTCCATGAAGAGTGCTGGAAGGCACTCAACGAGCCGGAAGCCGGTCTGAGCCTGTTCATTCGCCCGCGCGACACGGAGGAGCTGATTCGGGCCGCCGGCCGCCTGTTTATGGATACGCCGGCCCAGGACCTGGACCTGGACCCCACGCTGGCCAAGCTGTTTGCCACCTGCACCACTATTTCCTCCCTGCGCTATGAAGGGGCCGAGGGCGTGGGCAAGCTCCTGCTGGCCCGCCGCCGCCACCCCAACCTGGAAGAAGTATTTGCCCTCACCTGCCCTACCCCGCTCACCGACTACCGGGCCGTGCGCAAGCTGCTGGAAATGGCTACGGCCGATGTCAGCCTGCTGGCCGATGGGGAAAACGTGTACGCCCTGGGCCGGTTAGTGGGCCACTATGACCCCGCCCGCGAAGACCTGTTTGTCATCAACTTCGTGAAGCATTACATCTGGGAGTTTCAGCACGATGGGCAGGTGCTGATGCGCGCCAACTACGGCACGCCCAGCCTGCCGCGCACCCGCCTCAACCGCACCCATTTCCGCCGCGAGCTGCGCCACACGTTCGGCCTCACCGACTCCGGCAAAATTGAGCGCCTCTGGGATGTGATGATGGAAGCCAGCCGGCAGAAACACGGCACCCTGCTGGTTATTACCACGGAGGCCCTGGCCGAAGCCGACCGTCTCAAGCTGCAGTGCACCCTTATTGAGCCCGTCCCGCTCACCCCGCTCATCACCCGCCTCATCACCGCCATCGATGGCGCCGTCCTCCTCGACCCCGATGGCTACTGCTACTCTATTGGCGTTATTCTGGATGGCAAAGCCACCGGCCGCGGCACCAGCACCCGCGGCGCCCGCTACAACTCCGCCATTCGCTACGTAGAAAGCAGCCCTTATCCTTGTTTGGCCGTGGTGGTGAGCGAAGATGGTTTGGTGGATGTGATTACCAAGGAAAACCTGGGGGATTAG
- a CDS encoding rhodanese-like domain-containing protein produces MSGILKTAPSVYHNLSSAQFGAGMRQTGAILLDVRRPDEFAQGHLPAALNMDVSDPDFAQRIATLDTKRPAYVYCRSGARSAKAAKELGLAGFTQVFNLAGGMLEWPSKLGRSTLRK; encoded by the coding sequence ATGTCCGGTATCCTTAAAACGGCCCCATCCGTGTACCACAATCTTTCATCTGCCCAGTTTGGGGCAGGCATGCGCCAGACGGGTGCCATCCTACTCGATGTGCGGCGGCCCGATGAGTTTGCCCAGGGTCACCTTCCGGCCGCGCTGAACATGGACGTTTCTGACCCCGACTTCGCCCAGCGTATTGCTACCCTGGATACCAAGCGCCCGGCCTACGTGTATTGCCGCAGCGGAGCCCGATCCGCTAAAGCAGCCAAAGAACTAGGTCTGGCCGGCTTTACGCAGGTATTTAACTTGGCCGGCGGTATGCTGGAGTGGCCCAGTAAGCTGGGGCGCTCTACTTTGCGCAAATAG
- a CDS encoding 3-oxoacyl-ACP synthase III family protein — protein MSNTLYSVITATGSYLPTRVITNQHFVNTEFYDAGGNRLDKPGQEIADKFEQITEIRERRYVTDDLSTSDIGCFAAQAALASSTIDPEELDYIIVAHNFGNVSATNKRTDMVPSLAARIKAKLGIKNPHTVAYDLPFGCPGWLQGVIQADYFLRSGDAKKILVIGSEVLSRVCDPHDRDSMLYADGAGAVLLEARASETPVGIIKHGTRSDTDQFAHLLRMGTSSNPEYTAQELFLKMDGRKLYEYALKTVPQAIKACLEKAGVPIENVSKVLIHQANGKMDEAILKRLYALYNMQEPPAGVMPMTVSWLGNSSVATLPTLLDLMLKGELENQTIQPGDTLVFASVGAGMNINAVVYKVPEAA, from the coding sequence ATGAGTAATACATTGTATTCGGTCATTACGGCCACGGGCAGTTACCTGCCCACCCGCGTTATTACCAATCAGCATTTTGTGAATACCGAGTTTTATGATGCCGGCGGCAACCGGCTGGATAAACCCGGGCAGGAAATAGCCGACAAGTTTGAGCAGATAACTGAAATCCGGGAGCGGCGCTACGTTACCGACGACCTTTCCACCTCCGACATTGGCTGCTTTGCCGCGCAGGCCGCTTTGGCTTCTTCTACCATTGATCCGGAAGAGCTGGACTACATCATTGTCGCGCACAACTTCGGTAACGTCTCGGCCACTAATAAGCGCACCGATATGGTGCCCAGCCTGGCCGCGCGCATCAAGGCCAAGCTCGGCATCAAAAACCCCCACACTGTAGCTTACGACCTGCCGTTTGGCTGCCCCGGCTGGCTGCAGGGCGTTATTCAGGCCGATTATTTCCTGCGCTCCGGTGATGCCAAGAAGATATTGGTCATCGGGTCGGAAGTGCTTTCCCGCGTGTGCGACCCGCACGACCGGGACAGTATGCTGTACGCCGATGGGGCCGGCGCGGTGCTGCTGGAGGCCCGGGCCAGCGAAACTCCCGTGGGCATTATTAAACACGGAACCCGCTCCGATACCGACCAATTTGCGCATCTGCTGCGCATGGGTACCTCCTCCAACCCGGAGTACACCGCCCAGGAGCTGTTCCTGAAAATGGACGGGCGCAAGCTCTATGAATACGCCCTGAAAACCGTGCCCCAGGCTATTAAGGCCTGCCTGGAAAAAGCCGGCGTACCCATTGAGAACGTCAGCAAAGTCCTGATTCACCAAGCCAACGGCAAGATGGATGAGGCCATTCTGAAGCGCCTCTACGCCCTGTACAACATGCAGGAGCCCCCGGCCGGGGTAATGCCCATGACGGTTTCCTGGCTGGGCAACTCCTCCGTAGCCACGCTACCCACCCTGCTGGACCTTATGCTGAAAGGCGAGCTGGAAAACCAGACTATTCAGCCCGGCGATACACTGGTATTTGCCTCTGTAGGAGCCGGTATGAACATTAATGCCGTGGTGTATAAAGTGCCGGAAGCAGCGTAA
- a CDS encoding PaaI family thioesterase: protein MDKAAAFRQTISNPVKLRLFMLRSLPMAYLAGLRVASITPEHATVTVPFKYLTKNPFRSIYFACLSMAAEMASGVLAMMHIQGAGVPVSMLVVGMEADFTKKAVGLIAFTSTNGHEIEEAIAESRATGEGRTVVCTSTGLDLQGDVVATFRITWSFRAKKNRSEAQQ from the coding sequence ATGGATAAGGCCGCGGCATTTCGCCAGACAATTTCGAACCCCGTGAAGCTGCGCCTGTTTATGCTGCGCAGCCTGCCCATGGCCTACCTGGCCGGGCTGCGCGTGGCCAGCATCACGCCGGAGCATGCTACCGTCACGGTGCCGTTCAAGTACCTCACTAAAAATCCATTCCGCAGCATCTACTTTGCCTGCCTGAGCATGGCCGCCGAAATGGCCAGCGGGGTGCTGGCCATGATGCACATTCAGGGCGCGGGCGTACCCGTGTCGATGCTGGTGGTGGGTATGGAGGCTGATTTTACCAAGAAAGCGGTGGGGCTGATTGCCTTCACCAGCACCAATGGCCATGAAATAGAGGAGGCCATTGCCGAAAGCCGCGCCACCGGCGAAGGCCGCACAGTGGTATGCACCAGCACCGGCCTTGATTTGCAGGGCGATGTAGTGGCCACGTTCCGCATCACGTGGTCGTTCAGAGCGAAAAAAAATCGGAGCGAAGCTCAGCAGTAG
- a CDS encoding DUF3857 domain-containing protein, producing the protein MPSIFRMRLLAVLLLLLTSTAAVLAQSVATAVPSTLRYANYNWEARRGRLPISAADAQLPAVILRQLIAHEYAYDASHEKLELYTTDHRIIRVNSADAIEQFNKIYIPIQDGGQLLSLKARTISPRGEIVEVDQSSIKELQDDERRFKIFALEGVQKGSEIEYLYTRARPFNFYGRDYLQSDIPARNVTFELISPETLVFDTRVYHGPKPAPDTLVEGKHLIRLQLDKVAPVREEAFANVQAEQMRIEYKLAYNQARGEERLFTWDDASQYLHSNIYSLTKDEGKAVDKLLKQLKVAASAKPEAKIQAVEQYIKSNFNLDPAAEGDLTKVIATRNAPESAFTKLFAVVFRRLGLEHELVFTTGREEAPFDETFDTWNYLDHSLIYFPGTKQFMAPTRPDYRYGMVPAEWTANKGLFVRTVKEGKTERGTGKVRDIPTLTAAQSPNDLDITVRFSPEMDKATVDMRQTFGGYNAQAIQPFYSFIPEDKRTEAMQELVKSNVKDATIKSLKVINGEQGLSPLTKPFIVDATVESVALLDRAGPRYLFHIGELIGPQSELYQTTERQFDVENDFNRSYHRVIKFELPAGYQVRNAQDLNLSVQAGPDAKSPVYYFRSGSEQKGQLVTVTIDEVYNQIRWPKKDFEAYRNVINAAANFNKVVLVLEKK; encoded by the coding sequence ATGCCTTCTATTTTCCGGATGCGGCTGCTTGCTGTGCTGCTGTTATTGCTGACCAGCACCGCGGCGGTGCTAGCGCAGTCGGTGGCTACGGCCGTGCCTTCTACTCTGCGCTATGCCAACTATAACTGGGAGGCGCGCCGCGGCCGGCTGCCCATTTCCGCGGCCGATGCTCAGCTGCCCGCCGTTATTCTGCGCCAGCTTATTGCCCACGAGTATGCCTACGATGCCAGCCACGAGAAGCTGGAGCTGTATACCACCGACCACCGCATCATCCGGGTAAACTCGGCCGATGCCATTGAGCAGTTCAACAAAATCTACATACCGATTCAGGATGGGGGCCAGCTGCTTTCCCTGAAGGCACGCACTATCAGCCCCCGGGGCGAGATAGTGGAGGTAGACCAGAGCAGCATCAAGGAGCTGCAGGATGATGAGCGCCGCTTCAAGATTTTTGCCCTGGAAGGCGTGCAGAAGGGCAGCGAGATTGAATACCTCTACACCCGCGCCCGCCCCTTCAACTTCTACGGTCGGGATTATCTGCAATCCGATATCCCGGCCCGCAACGTCACGTTTGAGCTGATTTCGCCGGAAACGCTGGTATTTGATACCCGCGTGTACCACGGCCCCAAGCCCGCCCCCGATACCCTGGTGGAGGGCAAGCACCTGATCCGGCTGCAGCTGGACAAAGTGGCCCCGGTGCGCGAAGAAGCTTTTGCCAACGTGCAGGCCGAGCAGATGCGCATTGAGTACAAGCTGGCTTACAACCAGGCCCGCGGCGAGGAGCGCCTGTTTACCTGGGACGATGCCAGCCAGTATCTGCACAGCAATATCTACTCTCTTACCAAGGACGAAGGTAAAGCGGTGGATAAGCTCCTGAAGCAGCTGAAAGTAGCGGCCAGCGCCAAGCCCGAGGCTAAAATCCAGGCTGTGGAGCAGTATATCAAAAGCAATTTCAACCTGGATCCGGCCGCCGAGGGCGACCTGACAAAGGTAATTGCCACGCGCAATGCCCCGGAAAGCGCCTTTACCAAGCTGTTTGCCGTGGTATTCCGGCGCCTGGGCCTGGAGCATGAGCTGGTGTTCACCACCGGCCGTGAGGAAGCGCCGTTCGACGAAACCTTCGATACCTGGAATTACCTCGACCACAGCCTGATTTACTTTCCCGGCACCAAGCAGTTTATGGCGCCTACCCGGCCCGACTACCGCTACGGCATGGTGCCCGCCGAGTGGACGGCCAACAAAGGCCTGTTCGTGCGCACCGTGAAGGAAGGCAAAACCGAAAGAGGCACCGGCAAAGTGCGCGACATTCCCACCCTCACGGCCGCCCAAAGCCCCAACGACCTCGACATTACCGTGCGCTTCTCCCCGGAAATGGACAAAGCCACTGTGGACATGCGCCAGACCTTTGGCGGCTACAATGCCCAGGCCATTCAGCCCTTCTACTCCTTTATTCCGGAAGACAAGCGCACCGAGGCCATGCAGGAGCTGGTGAAGTCCAACGTGAAGGATGCCACCATCAAGAGCCTGAAGGTTATCAATGGCGAGCAGGGCCTGAGCCCGCTCACCAAGCCCTTTATTGTGGATGCCACGGTGGAATCCGTGGCGCTGCTGGACCGGGCCGGGCCGCGCTACCTGTTCCACATCGGGGAGCTGATTGGGCCACAGTCGGAGCTGTACCAGACCACGGAGCGGCAGTTTGACGTGGAAAACGACTTCAACCGCAGCTACCACCGCGTCATTAAGTTTGAGCTGCCCGCCGGCTACCAGGTGCGCAACGCCCAGGATCTGAACCTCAGCGTGCAGGCCGGCCCCGATGCCAAGTCCCCCGTGTACTACTTCCGGTCCGGCTCCGAGCAGAAAGGCCAGCTGGTCACCGTCACCATTGATGAAGTCTACAACCAGATCCGCTGGCCCAAAAAGGATTTTGAGGCGTACCGCAACGTCATCAACGCCGCCGCCAACTTCAACAAAGTAGTGCTGGTACTGGAGAAAAAATAA
- a CDS encoding transglutaminase domain-containing protein, with protein sequence MYYIEEAPVAGQSRKLLSGVPELFSLYSSFISRIDRKNNPALKHTVDSLVVGAKTEEERVRRIFYWVQDNVRYIAFENGLRGFIPHDAGLVYGRRYGDCKDMANLTHDMLQLAGIKSYLTWIGTRDLPYRYSEVATPGVDNHMITTYEAKPGQYIFLDATSQHTPFGMPSSMIQGKEALMSIDGKTSKVVSVPVIPKEQNSIADVSTLTLDGTGLRGKGQLTMSGYPKIMQSYALDGLDETNEPRYLKKLLERGNNKFFVDRYTIRNREERDQPLAIDYEYHVQDYVQKLDDEIYVNLNLEQPYANDRIDPAKRRLPRYNEFNHTTHSRTELEIPAGYEVEYLPANASVQDPVLGFTIRYERAGNKIVQDKEVYINYLLLQPTQFAQWNAVVDKLTAAYRDVVILKRKKA encoded by the coding sequence ATGTACTACATTGAGGAAGCACCCGTGGCTGGGCAGTCGCGCAAGCTGCTTTCGGGCGTACCCGAGTTGTTCTCGCTCTACTCCAGCTTCATTTCCCGCATCGACCGCAAAAATAACCCGGCTCTCAAGCACACTGTGGACTCCCTGGTAGTGGGTGCCAAAACCGAAGAGGAGCGGGTACGCCGCATTTTCTACTGGGTGCAGGATAACGTGCGCTACATAGCCTTCGAAAACGGCCTGCGCGGGTTTATTCCCCACGATGCCGGCCTGGTGTACGGCCGCCGCTACGGCGACTGCAAGGACATGGCCAACCTGACCCACGACATGCTGCAGCTGGCGGGTATCAAATCCTACCTCACCTGGATTGGCACCCGCGACCTGCCCTACCGCTACTCCGAGGTGGCCACGCCCGGCGTGGATAACCACATGATTACTACCTACGAGGCCAAGCCCGGGCAGTACATTTTCCTGGATGCCACCAGCCAGCACACACCGTTTGGGATGCCTTCTTCCATGATTCAGGGCAAGGAAGCGTTGATGTCTATCGATGGCAAAACCTCCAAAGTGGTGAGCGTGCCGGTTATTCCGAAGGAGCAGAACAGCATTGCCGATGTTTCGACGCTGACGCTGGACGGGACGGGGCTGCGCGGCAAAGGGCAGCTGACGATGAGCGGCTACCCCAAAATTATGCAGTCTTACGCGCTGGATGGACTGGATGAAACCAACGAGCCCAGGTACCTGAAAAAACTGCTGGAGCGCGGCAACAACAAGTTTTTCGTGGACCGCTACACCATTCGTAACCGCGAAGAGCGCGACCAGCCCCTGGCCATCGACTACGAATACCACGTGCAGGACTACGTGCAGAAGCTAGACGACGAAATCTACGTGAACCTGAACCTGGAGCAGCCTTACGCCAACGACCGGATAGACCCGGCCAAGCGTCGCCTGCCCCGCTACAACGAATTCAACCACACCACCCATTCCCGCACCGAACTGGAAATTCCGGCCGGCTACGAGGTGGAATACCTGCCCGCCAATGCCTCCGTGCAGGACCCTGTGCTGGGCTTCACCATCCGCTACGAGCGCGCCGGCAATAAAATTGTGCAGGATAAGGAAGTCTACATTAACTACCTGCTGCTACAGCCCACGCAGTTTGCCCAGTGGAATGCCGTGGTAGATAAGCTCACGGCCGCCTACCGGGACGTGGTCATCCTAAAGCGAAAAAAAGCCTGA